The sequence CTAGGATGACACCCTCTCCTCTCATGCGAACCCAGAATAGCTTTAAAGTCTCCAATTAAAAGTAGATTGTGGGCGAAATAAGCAGAGAGATCAGCCCAAAGCTCCCTTCTCGAAATATAATTGCAGCTACCATGAATGAAGGCTaccataaaaaaattattctgaAACTCGATCTGCAAGTTAACCATTTGATCCGAGGACTGTATGGAAAAGTGAAAGAGAAGAATTGTTGTTGTGTGAATGAAGAAGTTTAGGGGTACTTATAGATAGGAAattaaaaagagagagagagagagagagagagaaaatcggcAAAATAGCCGTTGAAGgcaaaaaagagagagagagagagagagagaaaatcagaCATAGCCATTAAACttcaaaattcgattttttttattaaggcGCGTGTACAACACGTGCCAAGGCCAACCACCATCGAGTAGCACTCGACCGCTCGAGTAGGCCTCGAGTAGGAGGCCTTTGCATCGGCCTACTCGATCTCCATTTTACTTGAGTAGGTGGGATCAGGTAGACCGATGCAGATGCTCTAAgaattgatttctttgttgTATCAGGGCAAATTATTTTGCTCTATCAGAGCTTGTTCTTATTATTTGCTGAGCTTTGTCACATCTTGGTCTCAATGTTGGTTTCAGATTTGAGCTTTTAATTTAACTTGTAATCATATTTGAGATAGTTCAAAATCTATTTTAATTGTTAGTTTTGACCATAAATAAGCTGTTAGGCTTTTAAGCCTTTATTTCATATTTGAGCTGCCTGGAGTTGAGCTCAACAAAAGGGATGCATAAAATCAtccacataaaaaataaaaaaaacataacaataaatatgtttatatgaataaatataaaaattcccacataaacataattaaaaattaattaaatctaaattatatttgaaattctatatttaagatatataactaattatttatttacaaatttatattaacaaaaatacaaattatacttttaatataagatgcatattgaatatttttcatgattaacaaatatttttttttatgattttccaCCCACAGAACATGTCATGACCTTTAATATAAGATGTAtcttaaatatctttttaatttatcagattttactattttcagaaaatattaaagagagagagaatgaagagAAGAGAGATAAATTTTAGTAAAGAAAAAGTTATAACTCACTATGTCCAATTACATAtgcttatttttattattttggatACCCCAAATATAGGctaattttcataaaatgtgatgtatttttaattcatttactaatatatccctatttaattttttaattaattctagGATTATAATGAATTGTCATGTATGTCAATATGGAGTCTCATGCAAAATCAACATGATATTCAAAATGAAATGGACCAAAGGAGAGATTTGTGCATGTCTCGAAATTGCTAAATAATAGAATCTAGTAAACGTAAGCTTAGTTTCGACTTAGAGATAGAATGGCTAACACAATTGCCAAGTTTTGCACTATTCATCAATGCCAATATTCATCAAGTTATTGCAAGAAATGGAGATGATCTTCTTCTCATTCCACAAATTCAAGCATCGATTTTGGCAGCTGCAGATGCATAACTTACACTGCTGTCCCTTGTGGATTTGCACTGGCTCGACTGTTCGTATCGAAGGAATCGAATCTTCACCTTTGTCGAGCTATTCTTCAACATGTGAAGGAAAACACTAATTGGGTGTCGTCCGCATATAGTATTGTCCGTCTCCAAGAGGTAGTGCTTAAAGGCATCCGGGTCGCCTGTTTCTATTATATCCATTCCCATTTTGTCTAATGCTTCAATAGACTTGTAGATGGCTCCGTGCTTCTTATCATAGTGCGTATAGTTGAACCGGGAGCCCCAGTGACAAAAATCTGAAGACACTGAGAAGAAATTTGTAGGGTCGTCCACATATTTAGCTAACAACCGGCCGTAGACAGCTTCATTTTCAGCGCTAAGAGCACCAACCAAAATGGGAACGATCTTCACCGCGTAGCCCTGGAATACTTTAACTAGATAAGGCAGGTGCATTTCCATGCTATGTTCAGCCTCATCTACACGAAGATCCATCATTTCAAACTTTCCCGTAGCTTTTAGCTCCTCGTTTACTTCCTGATCAATCGGTAGGTCGCCTATAGGCGTCTTGTAGACTGTAGCTTTCGAAAGTGCACATTTTGGAGTGTAATAGTGATGAGATGGCCCAAGAAGAAATATCCTAGTGATGTTTGAAGGATCTATGTTTCCAAAAGCATAGGCTGCTGCACGACCCGAATAGGAGTAACCTGCATGAGGTGCAATTACACCTCTTACATCGGAAGATTTGGGCAACCCGGCAGCTCGGAGCCAACCATCGAGCTCCTCAGCTAATTCTTTCGGATTGTCGGTGTACCAAGAGCCAGCGTGAGAAGGTCTCCTAATCTTGTCCATAATGAATTGTCATGTATGTGGACATATTAACAAGTTATttgtatcattttatttttcaatgacttttttaattattatgcaAAATTCAATCAACCTATATAATTGGGATGAAGGAAATATGTTGATACAAGGAGTGTGAGAGAATGTGTGATATAAGGAGAGAAAATTTCTGATTCATTGCAAACAAATTTGTAACCATATTTTGCCAATGAGGCCTAGCTCAAGTGACAAAATTAAGGCATCCAAAGACTCTattttgtgagaggtcttgggtacAATCCTGTCTGCGAGCAGAGTGTAGTTTTCTCACTTTTGTGTGAGTAGTGttccacttttgtgtgggtagtggttcTGTCTGAGTGCGGCGGGTTGcttattttgattatatttagatacctcttgtaattctaattcaaaaataaaaattgtaaccatattttgaaagaaaatccagaaaaaaataataattgtattttaatttagggttaattgcatataaattactgaactttcaaataattctcattttatatatcaatttagaaaatttgtattaaaattactcaattaattttttttctcattttgttaTCGCGCCCATTTTAAAGTGATCGTATAAAATGATGTTAATTATCTTGCCCATTTCATTATCTTTGCAAACTAACATGGTTTTAGACTTTAGTAATCTGCGGATTCAGATACATagtgatgaggactagaatactcatcagcg comes from Salvia miltiorrhiza cultivar Shanhuang (shh) chromosome 3, IMPLAD_Smil_shh, whole genome shotgun sequence and encodes:
- the LOC131016519 gene encoding uncharacterized protein LOC131016519, with the protein product MDKIRRPSHAGSWYTDNPKELAEELDGWLRAAGLPKSSDVRGVIAPHAGYSYSGRAAAYAFGNIDPSNITRIFLLGPSHHYYTPKCALSKATVYKTPIGDLPIDQEVNEELKATGKFEMMDLRVDEAEHSMEMHLPYLVKVFQGYAVKIVPILVGALSAENEAVYGRLLAKYVDDPTNFFSVSSDFCHWGSRFNYTHYDKKHGAIYKSIEALDKMGMDIIETGDPDAFKHYLLETDNTICGRHPISVFLHMLKNSSTKVKIRFLRYEQSSQCKSTRDSSVSYASAAAKIDA